A stretch of DNA from Candidatus Krumholzibacteriia bacterium:
TTTCTGAAGTACTTGTTGTCCAGCCGGTCGAAGCGCACGCTGCGCGCGCGGTCTGACGCGTGGATGAACTCGCCGTCACCCGCGTAGATGCCCACGTGCGAGATACGGCTTCCCGATCCGAAGAAGATCAAATCGCCCGCCTCCAGGTCGCTGCGCGGTACCGGACTGCCGACGCGCGCCTGGTCGCGCGAGACGCGCGGGAGCTGGATGCCGAAGGAGCGATACACGGTGAAGGTAAGCCCCGAGCAGTCGAGCCCCTTGGACGAAGTGCCGCCGTTGCGGTAGGGCGTGCCCAGGTAGTCCGCGGCGCGTTTGACCACTTCGTCGCCGCGGGCGCTGCTGGTGGTGTCGGAGCTGCCGGCCGGGGGCAGCGAGACGACCGGGGCCGGCTCGGACCGCGTGGGGGAACTGGTGAAACGCGGCGAACCGGAGCACCCCGCCACCACTATAATGAGGGCGGCGATGGTGCCGGAAACGGCATGTGCGCGCTTGATTCCCATACGTTCCCCGTTGTTCCTTCGGCCGGTCCGGTTGTTGCTGCCAGTTGAGTGGCAAGCACCGTGCCTTTGCCGTTGCCAGGCCACGCCGAGCCCCGTAGTTGACACGCCGCACCCGGCTGCGTATAGGTAAGGCGTCTGTTCTATTCCCAAGTCGGACAAGGAGTTTTCGTTGTCATTCTCCATCCATCGGGCCGCGGTCCTCGGCTCCGGCGTCATGGGCAGCGCGCTCGCCGCGCACCTCGCCAACGCCGGCATCCCCACGTTACTGCTCGACATCGTTCCACCCGAGGGCGCGGGGGTCAAGGGTGAACCCGCCTCGCGCGCCTACCGGGACGCGTTTTCCCGTGCGGGGCTGGAACGCGCCGTCAAGGGGAAGCCCGCGGCGTTCTTCTCGCGCGACCGCGCGCGGCGCGTGACCGTCGGCAACCTGGACGACGATCTCGCGCTGCTCAAGGATTGCGACTGGATTCTCGAGGCCGTCGTGGAGCGCCTGGACATCAAGAAGACGCTCTTTGAGAAGATCGCGCCGTTCGTGCACGAGCACGCCATCGTCACCTCCAACACCAGCGGCCTCTCCATCACCGACATGGCCGCCGCCATGCCGGAGGCACTGCGGCCGCGCTTTCTGGGCACGCACTTCTTCAATCCGCCGCGCTACCTGCACCTGCTCGAACTGATTCCGCACGCAGGAACCAACCCCGAAGTGCTCGCGTTCTTCCGCGAGTTCGGCGACGCGGTGCTGGGCAAGGGTGTGGTGGTGGCCAGGGACACGCCCAACTTCATCGCTAACCGTGTGGGCACGTTCACGGTGATGAGCGCGGTGCGGCTGATGCTGGCCGATGGCTACACCATCGAAGAGGTGGATACACTCACCGGGCGCCTGCTGGGCCGCCCCAAGAGCGCTACCCTGCGCACCGCGGACCTGGTGGGACTCGACACGCTGGTACACGCTTCCACCACGGTGTACGACCGCG
This window harbors:
- a CDS encoding C40 family peptidase; its protein translation is MGIKRAHAVSGTIAALIIVVAGCSGSPRFTSSPTRSEPAPVVSLPPAGSSDTTSSARGDEVVKRAADYLGTPYRNGGTSSKGLDCSGLTFTVYRSFGIQLPRVSRDQARVGSPVPRSDLEAGDLIFFGSGSRISHVGIYAGDGEFIHASDRARSVRFDRLDNKYFRNRYVTARRVL
- a CDS encoding 3-hydroxyacyl-CoA dehydrogenase family protein — translated: MSFSIHRAAVLGSGVMGSALAAHLANAGIPTLLLDIVPPEGAGVKGEPASRAYRDAFSRAGLERAVKGKPAAFFSRDRARRVTVGNLDDDLALLKDCDWILEAVVERLDIKKTLFEKIAPFVHEHAIVTSNTSGLSITDMAAAMPEALRPRFLGTHFFNPPRYLHLLELIPHAGTNPEVLAFFREFGDAVLGKGVVVARDTPNFIANRVGTFTVMSAVRLMLADGYTIEEVDTLTGRLLGRPKSATLRTADLVGLDTLVHASTTVYDR